A portion of the Stigmatella aurantiaca DW4/3-1 genome contains these proteins:
- a CDS encoding MauE/DoxX family redox-associated membrane protein, with amino-acid sequence MADMPPPDSRFAFSNEAAAYALLRFTLGLNILMHGVVRLAMGPSVFAGTLEKGFAETPLPLPWVHAFAWSLPFFETLAGALLMVGAWTRAALLAGGVLMAVLVFGTALRSQWDTLGLQMIYVALYSALLGTLRFNTLSVDGWRARGSTAGAPHSR; translated from the coding sequence ATGGCCGATATGCCCCCTCCCGATTCCCGGTTCGCCTTCTCCAACGAGGCCGCTGCCTACGCCTTGCTGCGCTTCACGCTGGGTCTCAACATCCTCATGCATGGCGTGGTGCGGCTGGCCATGGGGCCGTCGGTCTTTGCCGGCACGCTGGAGAAGGGCTTCGCCGAGACGCCGCTTCCGCTGCCCTGGGTGCATGCCTTCGCCTGGTCGCTCCCGTTCTTCGAAACCCTCGCGGGCGCGCTGCTGATGGTGGGGGCGTGGACGCGCGCGGCGTTGCTGGCAGGGGGAGTGCTCATGGCGGTGCTCGTCTTCGGCACCGCCCTTCGCAGCCAGTGGGACACGCTGGGCCTCCAGATGATTTACGTGGCCCTGTATTCCGCGTTGCTGGGGACCTTGCGGTTCAACACCCTCTCGGTGGATGGCTGGCGCGCGCGGGGGAGCACCGCGGGCGCCCCTCACTCCAGGTGA
- a CDS encoding ABC transporter ATP-binding protein — MEPLLCAQGLVAGYGPSPVLQGVDLTVRAGELWAVLGPNGTGKSTLLRGVLGVLPWTRGSVRLLGRERPEWPPRALAQHVAWVPQTFEPAEGFSGLELVLMGRSPHLGLWGLTSERDVALARAVLEELDVGYLADRPGEALSGGERRMLLLARGLVQQPSLLLLDEPTAFLDVAHQVGALARVRARVEAGLGAVAVLHDVNLAAAFATHVVLLRDGRVLAQGPVEAVLERERLEALYGLPMETALAPSGVRLFAPRAR, encoded by the coding sequence GTGGAACCCCTCCTCTGCGCCCAGGGCCTCGTCGCCGGCTATGGCCCCTCGCCCGTGCTCCAGGGGGTGGACCTGACGGTGCGCGCGGGCGAACTGTGGGCGGTGCTGGGGCCCAATGGCACGGGCAAGAGCACGTTGCTGCGCGGGGTACTGGGCGTATTGCCATGGACGCGCGGCAGCGTGCGGCTGCTGGGGCGTGAGCGCCCGGAGTGGCCGCCCCGGGCCCTGGCCCAGCACGTGGCGTGGGTGCCACAGACGTTCGAGCCCGCGGAGGGCTTCAGTGGGCTGGAGCTGGTGCTGATGGGGCGCAGCCCCCACCTGGGGCTGTGGGGGCTCACCTCCGAGCGGGACGTGGCGCTGGCCCGCGCGGTGCTGGAGGAACTGGACGTGGGGTACCTGGCGGACCGGCCCGGGGAGGCGCTGTCCGGAGGCGAGCGCCGGATGCTGCTGCTCGCCCGGGGGTTGGTGCAGCAGCCCTCGCTGTTGCTGCTGGATGAGCCCACCGCCTTTCTCGATGTGGCCCACCAGGTGGGCGCCCTCGCGCGGGTGCGCGCCCGGGTGGAGGCGGGTCTGGGCGCGGTGGCGGTGCTCCATGACGTCAACCTCGCCGCCGCGTTCGCCACCCACGTGGTGCTGCTGCGCGATGGCCGGGTGCTGGCGCAGGGCCCAGTGGAGGCGGTGCTGGAGCGCGAGCGGCTCGAGGCGCTCTACGGCCTGCCCATGGAGACGGCCTTGGCGCCCTCGGGCGTCCGCCTCTTCGCGCCCCGGGCGCGGTGA